CGAGCGCGGCCGGGCTTGTGTTCCTTAAAGACGATGAATCCGCGCATTCCGGGGGCTCCGGGGCGTGAAAAACCATCTGCCGCTCATAGTCGGGATGATGCTCGTCACCTACATCCCGCGCCTGCTTCCCCTGCTCGCCGTGCCGCAGCGGACCCTCCACCCGCTGCTACGGCGTTTCCTGACGTACATTCCCTGTACGGTTCTGGGCGCGCTGATTATGAGCGGCATAACCCAGGCGGAGCCGGGCATGACGGGCGCCACGCTCGGCGGCATCGCCGCGGCGGTGGTCTGCTCGTGGCTGCGCGGCGGCCTGGTGGTATCCGTCATGGCGGCAATCGCCGCCGGGTATGGTATTATTTACTTTCAATAAAACCCGCCCGCGGAGGCCCCGTGGCAGGAACACATCACCCCCCGAAAAAAAGTATTGATTTGTCTCCGCCCATCCCTCCTCTTGATATTTTACGGCACCGGCCGGAAACCGCCATGAGAAAAGTCGCCTGCACCATCATTTTTGCCGCCGCGCTCGCGCCGATGTTCGCGCCGCCGGCGGCGCGCGCACAGGGGCTCATTCGCCCCATCGTGCATCCGTCCGAAACGACCGGGCTCGCCATGCCCGTGTTCATCTGGCAGGACATGTACATCGCCGACGACGCGAAGAAGGGCATCCGCCACCGGCTGACAATCAGGGACCGCAACCGGACCGACGCAACGCCCGTGGCCCTCATTATGAACCCGGAAATTTATTACCGCCAGTACTACGCGTTCCGCCTGCCCTCACCGCTTTCGCCGGGCCGGTACGAATACACGATCGAGCGCATGAGCGGCGCCTCCTCGCTCACCACGCGCCATTATCATTACGCGCGCTATCCGATACAACGCGAGTTCGAGCTCTCCTCCGAAAAGACCGACCTGGACGGGCTGCCGCCGGGCTATCTCATACCGTGGCTCCACACGGACCGCGATAACCGGTTGCAGAACGGCTACAACAGCCTCTTCTTCGCCGGGGGCGCGGCGATTTCGTTCGGCATGGGACTTCTCTTTTACTCGGTGATCGATCTTGGCGTGATAAGCACCGTCATCTACGTGCTGGCCTTCACCTCCTCGGCGACGGGGATCACCGCCTCGGCCTATTACGGCTGCCGCTATTTTGCGACGAAGCGGAAGCTCGCCCGGATCATGGATCTCGGCAAAAACGCCGCGCTTAATGGCGGCGTGCTCGACGACACCGTCATGTCGGAGATCGAATTCCGCTACTAGCGCCCCCCGGCGCCCTGTCGACCGGTATACCATCATGCTACTCGAACCGATAACACGAACATTTACGGGCTCCGGCGAATTCGCCGACTATCGCGCGCGGCGCGGGGAGAGGCTCTCGATCGAGGGCATAGCGCCCTCGTCGTTTCCGTTCATCGTGGCCTCCATCTTTAACGAGAGCCCCGCGCAGACCCTGGTCGTTACCAAAAACGCCCAGGCCATGCAGGAGTTCGCCCTGGACCTCTCGTGCTTCACCGACGCCCGGAACGTCTACACGCTCGCCCCGTACGAGACACTTCCCTACGAGTTCGTCTCGCCGCCCGAGAAGGTGCTGCGCGACCGCGTTACAACCCTTTATAAAATGGCCGGCGGCGGGCCCTGCATTGTGGTGGCCACCGTGGAATCGCTCATGCGAAGCGTCCCTCCGCGCGATTTTCTGCTTAAAAAAGGCATTACGCTTACCGCCGGCGAGGATTACCCCTTCGACGACGTGGCCGAGGCGCTGGTGGACTACGGCTACACGCGCGAGCACCGCGTGGAGTCGTTCGGCCAGTTCTCGATAAAGGGAGGCATCATCGACGTGTTTCTGCCCACGGGCGACAACCCCGTGCGTCTGGACTTTTTCGGCGATACGCTTGAATCGATCCGCGAGTTCGACGTGGAGAGCCAGATATCGTTCTCGAAACACGGCTCGGTCACCGTCTATCCACGCAGGGAGCTGGTGCTCGGCGTCTCTGAGCTTTCGGCGCTTCGCGCGGCGGTGGCGCGGCAACGCGGCGGACGCGACGTTCCCGGCACTTACCTGGGCACCGACGACGGGGGCTCCACGCTTCCCGGCATCGAAGACGTCTTTCCGCTTGTGGCGCCCGGGGTAAGCCCGCTGTCCTACCTCGGTGCAAAGCGAAGGATATTCTTTCTCGAGACCATGGAGCTCATCGTTCAGCGCGACCGGCTTTTGAAAGTCTTCAGCGAGCTGTACCAGCGAAAGTCGTCCTCGGTTTTCTGCCTGCCGCCGGACGAGCTTTTACGCGCGTCCTCGTTCGACGAGGCGCGCGGCGAATCCACCGAGCTTCAGGTGTTTACGGTTTCGTCCAACGCGCTCCAATGGCGCATGCGGAGCATCCCGAACTACCACGGCAAGATAAAGCAGGTGCGCGAGGATCTCGCCGGCCGAATAGCCGACGGCTGGCGCGCCGTCATCTGCACCGCCTTCGAGGGACAGGCTCGCCGCCTCTACGACCTCTTCGGCGAGCTCGGCCCGGCGGAGGGCTTCGAGGAGCTCGATTCGGACGCGCCGTTTTCGATCGTGCTCGCACCGCTGCGCGAGGGCGTGGAGATCGCCGCGGTCAAGGCGCTCCTCCTCACCGATCACGACATCTTCGGCAAATCGTACCGCAAGAAGAAGCAGTTCAAGCGAAAGTCCTCGCGGCCCATCGAGTCGTTCCTGGAGCTTTCCGCCGGCGACTTCGTGGTGCACATCAACCACGGCATCGGCGTCTTCAAAGGGATCGAGCGCATGGCCGCAGGCGGCGTGGAGCGCGACTTTCTGCTCATCGAGTACGAGGGGGCCGACCGGCTTTACGTGTCTCTGGACCAGATCACCATGGTGCAGAAGTACATCGGCATGGACGGGCGCACGCCGCGCATCGACGCGCTGGGGAAAAAGTCGGCGTGGAACCGCATCAAGGAGCGGGTTCAGCGCTCGGTGGAGGAGATCGCCGGCGAGCTCATCCAGATATATTCGAAACGCAGGGCCATGAAGGGCTACCAGTTTCCGCCCGACACGGTGTGGCAGGAGGAGTTCGAGTCGAAGTTCGAGTACGAGGAGACGCCCGACCAGATCACCTCGGTCGAGGACATCAAGGACGACATGGAGAAGGCCGAGCCCATGGACCGCCTGGTGTGCGGCGATGTCGGCTTCGGCAAGACCGAGGTCGCCATCCGCGCGGCGTTCAAGGCGGTCATGGCGGGGAAGCAGGTCGCCATCCTTGTGCCCACCACGGTACTCGCAATGCAGCACTTCTCGACGTTCAAGAAACGCTTCGCTGACTATCCGGTGAGCGTCGACATGATGTCGCGTTTTCGCTCCTCCACGGAGGTGGCGCGCACGAAGATGAACTTGGCCGAGGGCAGGCTCGACATTGTCATCGGCACGCACGCGCTATTATCGAAGGACATCATCATCAAGAACCTGGGGCTTCTCGTCATCGACGAGGAGC
Above is a genomic segment from Spirochaetota bacterium containing:
- a CDS encoding AzlD domain-containing protein, producing MKNHLPLIVGMMLVTYIPRLLPLLAVPQRTLHPLLRRFLTYIPCTVLGALIMSGITQAEPGMTGATLGGIAAAVVCSWLRGGLVVSVMAAIAAGYGIIYFQ
- the mfd gene encoding transcription-repair coupling factor, giving the protein MLLEPITRTFTGSGEFADYRARRGERLSIEGIAPSSFPFIVASIFNESPAQTLVVTKNAQAMQEFALDLSCFTDARNVYTLAPYETLPYEFVSPPEKVLRDRVTTLYKMAGGGPCIVVATVESLMRSVPPRDFLLKKGITLTAGEDYPFDDVAEALVDYGYTREHRVESFGQFSIKGGIIDVFLPTGDNPVRLDFFGDTLESIREFDVESQISFSKHGSVTVYPRRELVLGVSELSALRAAVARQRGGRDVPGTYLGTDDGGSTLPGIEDVFPLVAPGVSPLSYLGAKRRIFFLETMELIVQRDRLLKVFSELYQRKSSSVFCLPPDELLRASSFDEARGESTELQVFTVSSNALQWRMRSIPNYHGKIKQVREDLAGRIADGWRAVICTAFEGQARRLYDLFGELGPAEGFEELDSDAPFSIVLAPLREGVEIAAVKALLLTDHDIFGKSYRKKKQFKRKSSRPIESFLELSAGDFVVHINHGIGVFKGIERMAAGGVERDFLLIEYEGADRLYVSLDQITMVQKYIGMDGRTPRIDALGKKSAWNRIKERVQRSVEEIAGELIQIYSKRRAMKGYQFPPDTVWQEEFESKFEYEETPDQITSVEDIKDDMEKAEPMDRLVCGDVGFGKTEVAIRAAFKAVMAGKQVAILVPTTVLAMQHFSTFKKRFADYPVSVDMMSRFRSSTEVARTKMNLAEGRLDIVIGTHALLSKDIIIKNLGLLVIDEEQRFGVRAKEQLKKLRTLVDVLTLSATPIPRTLHMSLSGIRDLSIIATPPENRQAIETYVIEENADIARNAILKEIERGGQVFYVHNRVQTIDAQAKMLGELVPEAAICVAHGQMHEHELEEVMIAFLAREYDVLVSTSIIESGLDMPNVNTIIINRSDTFGLSQLYQMKGRVGRSAARAYAYLMYPRHTALSETAQKRLSVIAEYSDIGSGFKIAMKDMEIRGSGNILGHEQSGNIMEVGFDLYCQMLEDAVRRLKGERPARSFRTPVFLKTNFFIPESYMADERQKIEFYKRLESCELVDEVEEINKEMTDRFGEPPAEVRVLVALEKIRALASALEIDEILEDSRGVRIRISATSRVETGKIVALLKKDRRISLDPSDNEMVLFKPAEKGDEKKLLELKKWLQQIS